The following is a genomic window from Gammaproteobacteria bacterium.
GAAATAATCCTCCAGCAAACCGCGGAAGGGCCTGGACAGAAACCGGTCAAACGGCTGCCCCAGCGCCCAGCCCGCGGAACACGTAAATATGCGCTCGGCCGCCTGATTGAACAATACAATCCGACGGTCATGATCGATGGCAATAATGGCGTCCATCGCCGAGGCCAGGATGCGCGAAAGCTTTTCCTCGCTCTGTTTCAGGGCATCTTCGAAACGCTTGCGTTGCAATTCGGCGCATGCTCGCGCGCCGAAAATCTTGAACATGTCGATGTCGCGCGGTTCGGCCTTCATGGGCTTGTCGTCGAATATGGCGAGATGGCCCATCACCTCCCTGGCGCTGCTGAGCAGGGGGATGGCAAGAAAGCTGCGAAGTTTCATCTCCTCCAGTGCCTGATCCCGGGGGAACAATTTGCCGACCTGATCCGGGAAGCAGTGTATTTCGCCGTCAAGGACGGCCTCACAGGGTGTCCCGGCAAGCGCGTACTGGCCGGGATTGTGGGAATTCTCACCATCCCACCAGGCAAGAATACGCGCAACAGTGCCGCTCTCGATGAATTCAGCCACAAAGGCGATGCGGACATTGAGCGCTTGCGATACCGAGCGCACCAATTCACGCAGGAATTCCTCGCCGGTGGTATGCGCCGTGGTCTCGGCGATCAGACGCAAAATACCCGCCGTGTCGTTGTAATGATTGACAGCCTCGTTCACGCCGCCCCCCGTGATCCTTGACTGACCTACTTGACGGGCAGTTTGCCGGCAAGCTGATCGATGGCGATTTCCAAATTATCCACCTTTTTCAGCAATTCGGTAATCTCCAGTTCCGCCTTGAGATTGACCTTGTAATCAAGTTCGCTGCGGATACGGTCCTTGGCGTCCGTGCGGTTCTGACTCATCATGATCACGGGCGCCTGTATCGCCGCCAGCATTGAGAGAAAAAGATTGAGCAGAATATAAGGATAAGGATCAAAGGCCTTCTGCTCCAGAAGAAATGAATTAATCAATGTCCAGACAAACAGAAATGCCGCGAACAGTCCGATAAACGTCCAACTGCCGCCGAATTGCGCCACCCTGTCGGCGATGCGATTGCCAAAAGTCTCCTTTTCCTCGATGACCTCATTTGGATTGGGCGTGGTCCAGCGCCTGAGGAAATCGCCGGTTCGCCGGAAACGCCGCACCATCCCTTTGATGACGTCCTGGGCCATGTGCGGCCGCCGCATCAGGAGTTCAAGGATCTGATCATGCCCCAGGGTGAATGCCTTGGTCGGCTCCGTGCTCGTAACAGTCGCTGAACGCGGGCCCCCGTCAAAAAGCGACATTTCACCGAAATAATCCCCGGGGCCCATGATGTCGATGGTGATTTTGTCCCCGTTTTCGTTGAGCAGGCTGACGGCCACCTGCCCGCTGTCTATGACATAAAGCCTGTCGCCCGTCTGACCCTCCCGGAAAATTGTCTGCCCCGCCCGGAATGATTCCTCGGTGAATATGCCGGCCAGCGCGGCCAATTCATCGTCGTCCATGGTGGCAAATAATGGAATGCTCTTCAGTAATTCAATATTGATTGACATACCCCCCCCTCGAAAAGATTAATTGCGATTATGCCCGTACACAAAAAATACAAATAATGTATCCGGGCTGAGATCGGAACAACTCCAGCGTATAGACGGCAAACGATTACCGGAGTTGCAGCGAGGACATTAATCGCCGCTGGAGCCGTATTTCTCGAGATATTGCTGGGACAAACGCTGGGCTTCCGCCAGCTGGTCGGGCGGCAGCTGTTTGGCCAGGGCGTCGCGCTTCTCGCGGGCGACGTTCATGCCGCCGGCCACGCTGGCGTCAAACCAGGCATAGGCCTGCATGGGATCCTTGCCGACGCCAACCCCCTCCAGATACAAAAGGGCAAGATTGTATTGTGCGGCGTTGAATCCCTGCTCGGCGGCGCGGCGTATCCATTCCGATCCCTCCGCGGGATCTGCGGCAACACCGCGTCCAGCCACGTAGAGCATGCCGAGATTGAGTTGCGCGCGCCTGACGCCCTGCGCCGCGGATTTCTTGAGCCATTCGAAGGCCATGACGTCATCCTGCTTCAACTCACGGCCTTCCATGTAGTACACACCGACGGTGTACTGGGCGTCGGCGTTGCCCTGATCGGCGGCGCGCAAAAACCAGGTGTTCGCCTCCACGGAGTCGGCCTTCACCCCGAGCCCTT
Proteins encoded in this region:
- a CDS encoding DUF1003 domain-containing protein; translation: MDDDELAALAGIFTEESFRAGQTIFREGQTGDRLYVIDSGQVAVSLLNENGDKITIDIMGPGDYFGEMSLFDGGPRSATVTSTEPTKAFTLGHDQILELLMRRPHMAQDVIKGMVRRFRRTGDFLRRWTTPNPNEVIEEKETFGNRIADRVAQFGGSWTFIGLFAAFLFVWTLINSFLLEQKAFDPYPYILLNLFLSMLAAIQAPVIMMSQNRTDAKDRIRSELDYKVNLKAELEITELLKKVDNLEIAIDQLAGKLPVK